The sequence TCTTTATTTAGCATAGGGGTGGTATTTATTCATGTTGTACTCTCCCAAATTGTATCTATTGAATAACTCTTGTCCATAAGACTTTATTCGGACTTTTTCTAAATGCGATAGATTTTTCTTATGCTTCCTATAATAAAAAAGGTCTTTTGGAATGAGAAAACCTTTATATCCTGAGTTTATTAGGCGTATGATTAATTCATAGTTCTCTAGGCCACAATTCTTTACTTTTGTATTATAACCAATCATCTCTTGAATTATTTTAGATTTAAATAATGTACCTGTAGCTAAGAAGTCTCCTCTTTTTTTGATTTCTTCAGGACAATATTCGGGTAATCTCATGGATCCAGTTATATTAGACTTGCTATCAATGACTTTGTAGTTAGAGTATATAAAATCAGCATCAACATTAATATTATCTTTGATGACTTTAAGATAATTCTTGTCCAGAAGATCGTCAGCATCGACTCTTACGAGGTATGTGCCATTAGCCTCATTAAAGCCATAATTAGAGGCTTTCTCAATACCTGAATTCTCAATATTATGTACAGTAACACCTTTGCAATATTCACTTCTTAGAATCTCACGAGTTCTGTCAGTGCTGCCATCATTAATGACTATTATTTCTGATTCCAAACCTGAAAATTCTTGACATAGACAAGACTCAATACATTCAAGAATGTATTTTTCATAGTTATAAGTAACTATAATAATTGATATATCTATGTTCATAAAATATCTTCTTTCTTTATATAATCACCTTTAAGTATATTTCTTTTTACAGGCCTATTATAAATTTTTTCTATATTTATAGGAGATAAAGCATCGCTTGGACATGGTCTAAGTACCTCAACATTTTTTGAAGTAAGAAGATCTCCTTTGGCTATGTCATTTTTGAGACGAATTGATCTTCTTTGAACTATTACAGATTCTTTTTCATTATCTTCTATTCTCTTCGCTTCAGAACCTAATGACAACTCTAACTCTCTACTTCTTCTTACCATTTCATACCATGACTTTGGATTCATAGAGAATAGATGATCAGGCCCTTCTCTATGATTATCATCGGTAAAATGCTTTTCTATTAATTTCGCTCCTAGTGTAATGGCGCCAAGAACAGTAGAATGTCCTGGCGTATGATCGCTTAATCCCAGAAGTACACCTGGGAACTTATCTTTATATAAATTAAGTACATTGAGATTTATATATTTGAAGTTTTCAAGTGATGCAGTGTAATTTGTATTACATTGCATCAGACAAAAGTCCTTATTTATTTTAAGAGCATTCTCTACAGCTATTTCTACCTCCTCTATGTTTGAGGCGCCAGTTGCAAGTATGTATGGCTTACCTTTGCTAGCTACTTTCTTTATTATTTCTATCCATGTTATGTCACCAGACCCTATTTTAAACGCTGGAACAAACTTATCTATGTAGTCAACAACTTCTAATGAATAAGGTGTTGTAAAGAATGCAATACCTGCTTTTTGGCATGTTTCTACGAGGGTCTCTGTCCAGTCAAGATTAACACTTGCTTCTTGATAAACTTCAAATACAGATTTCTTCCAGCTCGCTTGATGCGATAGTTTGTTTGACATTGACTCAAAACCTTGTTTGCTGACAATTGTGCTTGCCTGAAAATGTTGGAATTTAGCAGCATTAGCACCTGCTTCAGCTGCTAAATAAATTAAATCCTTAGCTCTCTCGATATCTCCATCATGATTAGCTGCTACATCAGCAATAAAGTATGTTTGTGAATTACTATTTATTTCTATGCCGTTAATGTTCATTTTCTACAGAATCGATTATTTTACTTATTATAATCTGTTTTCATAATCTTTAGCAACAGAGTCAATCGTTTCTTCAATTGTAGGTGCTATAAAATTTAACCTTTGCTCTATTTTTTTTGGATTTAATCTCATATCCTTAGGTCTTTTTGCTGGTAGCTTTAAATTATCAATTGAGGCATAGGTTGCATTAGGGTTTCTTATCCCCAATCGATTTGTTAAACTCTTTATGAAATCTGCTTTACTAATGCCACCGTTACTACTTAAATTGTACAGTCCACAATATTTGCTATTTATTAATTCACTTATTACTTTAGATAAAAATGAAATGTGGATTGGGTTAAATAATACATCATTAAAAAGCAACATTGATTTCTGTTGAATATAAGAACTTATTGCCCAATCACTAAAGGACTGTCTTTGAGGTGAATCACTTTTACCTACAAAATTTGTTCGTATTATTATTGATCTAGATTTATCTGCAATTATTTCAGACATGTATTTTGATATACCATATATATTGATAGGGTTTGCATCTTCTTCTTGGTGTGGACCATTACCACAATAAACTTGATCTGTTGACATATGAATTAATCTCGTCTCTCTATTAATTATGCAAGCATTAATATTTTCAACAATTTTATAATTCGTTTTAAAAGCTTCTCTATAATCTCTCTCACAATTATCAACATTTGTATTTGCAATTAGATTTACAATACAATCAGGATTGATTTGGCCTATAAGCTCTTTTAATTGATTTTTAATGTTAGGGTCGCAACAATAATCTGAAGTTCTTTTCCTGCCTTGTCTAT comes from Prochlorococcus sp. MIT 1307 and encodes:
- a CDS encoding glycosyltransferase family 2 protein translates to MNIDISIIIVTYNYEKYILECIESCLCQEFSGLESEIIVINDGSTDRTREILRSEYCKGVTVHNIENSGIEKASNYGFNEANGTYLVRVDADDLLDKNYLKVIKDNINVDADFIYSNYKVIDSKSNITGSMRLPEYCPEEIKKRGDFLATGTLFKSKIIQEMIGYNTKVKNCGLENYELIIRLINSGYKGFLIPKDLFYYRKHKKNLSHLEKVRIKSYGQELFNRYNLGEYNMNKYHPYAK
- a CDS encoding N-acetylneuraminate synthase family protein; this translates as MNINGIEINSNSQTYFIADVAANHDGDIERAKDLIYLAAEAGANAAKFQHFQASTIVSKQGFESMSNKLSHQASWKKSVFEVYQEASVNLDWTETLVETCQKAGIAFFTTPYSLEVVDYIDKFVPAFKIGSGDITWIEIIKKVASKGKPYILATGASNIEEVEIAVENALKINKDFCLMQCNTNYTASLENFKYINLNVLNLYKDKFPGVLLGLSDHTPGHSTVLGAITLGAKLIEKHFTDDNHREGPDHLFSMNPKSWYEMVRRSRELELSLGSEAKRIEDNEKESVIVQRRSIRLKNDIAKGDLLTSKNVEVLRPCPSDALSPINIEKIYNRPVKRNILKGDYIKKEDIL
- a CDS encoding SDR family oxidoreductase, which gives rise to MKKVLILGAYGLLGHNLSFYLDRNCFNVHRQGRKRTSDYCCDPNIKNQLKELIGQINPDCIVNLIANTNVDNCERDYREAFKTNYKIVENINACIINRETRLIHMSTDQVYCGNGPHQEEDANPINIYGISKYMSEIIADKSRSIIIRTNFVGKSDSPQRQSFSDWAISSYIQQKSMLLFNDVLFNPIHISFLSKVISELINSKYCGLYNLSSNGGISKADFIKSLTNRLGIRNPNATYASIDNLKLPAKRPKDMRLNPKKIEQRLNFIAPTIEETIDSVAKDYENRL